Within Nostoc flagelliforme CCNUN1, the genomic segment TTCTTGAAGGGGAGAAACATCGTCGCCAAACATTTGACAGAAACTAGAGACGGCGGCACGTTCAACAATGGCTTGAATCTCCGCCCCGACACATCGCTGTGTGGCTTTAAGTAACCTTTTCCATTCTTCTTCACTGTACCCATCGCCCCGATCACGAAAACGAGGATCGAAACGGGCCAAGTGAATCTTGAATATTTCGTGCCGTTCGCCGTAATTTGGGAGATCCACCTTGAAAATTTCATCGAAGCGTCCACTTCTGGTAAGCTCTGGTGGTAGCCATTGAATATTGTTAGCCGAAGCGATAATTAAAACCTCACTAGTACGTTCTTGCATCCAGGTCAAAAGCATACCAGCTAGGCGTTTGGATAAATCATCATCCCCAGAAAATCCTTTGTCGAAGTCGTCCAAATACAGGATTACACGGTTAATTCGGTCTACGAGTGCGAGTAAATTCTTGAGCTTATATTCAGCCAAATTACCGTAACTGCGGAAACTCCCCCACTCCAAAATAATCAGAGGTAGCCCCAATTGTGCAGAACTTGCTTTAGCCGAGTAAGATTTTCCTGTTCCCGGTGGGCCGATTAGTAAAATCCCCTTGGGTAAGCGCAGATTATACGCTTTAGCCAATGAGGATAAAAGGCGCTTATAAGTTTTAAACGCTTGCTGGATCAGTTCTAAACCACCAATGGGTGTGCTTGGAGGTTGAAGGAATTGAATATTATAAATTCGCTTAAACAGTTCGATTTTGTAAGTGGACAGTTTTTCTACTAACTCATCCGGTGTAATTTCATGATTTGCAATAGCCTGTCTAATTCCATAGTCAATGTCTGCCAAGTACATGCCTAAGCCGGCGTTCGCTGTGGCATGAATATCGCTGCGGCTGTAATGAGGTAATACTTGAGCTAAGTAACTGCTTATTTCCTCTATAGCAGGCAGTTGTTGAATGACTGTTGGAACTTCGGGGGCAATGTCAGATGACACAGTGGCGTTTGACCCTAAGAGAATCGCTGCTTTGTTAGCATTGCAATTGTACAGCTTTAGGTTAATGAGGGCTGACTTAATCCACTCGGAAGTCAGAAAGAAATCGGGGTCAGTGGTAGCTTCGCCCAGCCAA encodes:
- a CDS encoding ATP-binding protein; protein product: MSNELTKQIFSLIKLNNKLIAVESPLQERLKLLTNLALECQQYNINCYLWTLEDDQLHQLSTKEGFTLQSVDQYQAIAKNRREHYFEILRFWKTTDLEGILILEGIFPWLGEATTDPDFFLTSEWIKSALINLKLYNCNANKAAILLGSNATVSSDIAPEVPTVIQQLPAIEEISSYLAQVLPHYSRSDIHATANAGLGMYLADIDYGIRQAIANHEITPDELVEKLSTYKIELFKRIYNIQFLQPPSTPIGGLELIQQAFKTYKRLLSSLAKAYNLRLPKGILLIGPPGTGKSYSAKASSAQLGLPLIILEWGSFRSYGNLAEYKLKNLLALVDRINRVILYLDDFDKGFSGDDDLSKRLAGMLLTWMQERTSEVLIIASANNIQWLPPELTRSGRFDEIFKVDLPNYGERHEIFKIHLARFDPRFRDRGDGYSEEEWKRLLKATQRCVGAEIQAIVERAAVSSFCQMFGDDVSPLQELPPLGITLSALLAARQSMNPLAIREADRVESMRNIAALHGLPSSPIDSSIYSLGNVDIFGET